The genomic interval GCGCACGGACCAGCAATAACGATGGGTTTCTTTCCCTCCCCGATTTCAACATCATCGATTTTTATCACGGTCCTTCGGGGATGGAAATCCCTAGATACCATCTTGTACGGCTTTGTGACGTGGATAACTTCTTTAACACCGGGAAGGTCGCGAATATTGAAATCGTCAACATATCCTTTATTGCCCAGTACGCCGATGGCGGTTCTTTGACTTCCGGGAATCGGCTTGGCCCTTAATCCCATATTTTTCACAGCAACCATGACAGCATCAATCTGCTTGCTGCCGGCTTTGCTATGCATTACGATTAGCAAGGTATCCTCCGTATTCTTTCTCTGTTCATCTATTGGTCAAGTATGTATTTTTTAGTGAGGTGATTATTAGGTAAAATGGTAATGTATGTCAAGGAGAATGATAGCCCCTTTTTCATTGACAATATTTCACCTTCTACATTATTGTCCCGATAAGATACATCGTAAACAGAAATTCTAAGGTGGTATCCTGGAATGTTCGAGAAGAATTCCCGGCTCTTAATCGATGAATTTTATGAAGTTTTGAAAGACCCGTCAGCCTACGGCAGAAAAATAAAAGAGGAGGGACGCCGGAAGGTCGTGGGATATCTGTGTTCTTATACACCGGAAGAAATCATATACGCAGCAGGTGCTCACCCTTTCAGGCTTTTCGGGACAGGAGAGAATATTTACCTTGCCGACGCCCATTTGCAATCTTACTGCTGCTCCCTGGTGCGTGGAGCTCTTGAAGGAGCCCTGGCAGGTCACCTCGATTTTCTTGAAGGGGTGGTTTTTCCGCATACCTGTGATTCGATTCAGCGCCTCTCCGACATCTGGCGAATGAATGTTAAGGGAACTTTCCACATTGACGTAGTGCTGCCGGTAAAACTCGACACAGAGAGCGCAAGAGCATACATGATCGACATCCTGACAAAATTCAGGAACGACCTTGGCGGATACCTGCAAAGTGAGATTACCGAGGAAAAGCTGACAAATGCACTGAATACATTCAACACCATCAGGGGGTATCTGAAGAGACTTTACGAATTGAAAGCTGAAAACCCCGGGATAATCACCGGAAGCGATCTGTATGCCGTTGTCAAATCGTCCATGATCATGGACAGGGGCCATCTTCTGGAGGTTCTTCCCACATTTGTTAATGAATTGGAAAAGAAAAAGGAGAGTGCGGCATCATCTCCAGGTAAGCGTACCATCCTGGCCGGTGGCGTGTGC from Deltaproteobacteria bacterium carries:
- a CDS encoding 2-hydroxyacyl-CoA dehydratase family protein, with the translated sequence MFEKNSRLLIDEFYEVLKDPSAYGRKIKEEGRRKVVGYLCSYTPEEIIYAAGAHPFRLFGTGENIYLADAHLQSYCCSLVRGALEGALAGHLDFLEGVVFPHTCDSIQRLSDIWRMNVKGTFHIDVVLPVKLDTESARAYMIDILTKFRNDLGGYLQSEITEEKLTNALNTFNTIRGYLKRLYELKAENPGIITGSDLYAVVKSSMIMDRGHLLEVLPTFVNELEKKKESAASSPGKRTILAGGVCTHPDL